A stretch of DNA from Glycine max cultivar Williams 82 chromosome 18, Glycine_max_v4.0, whole genome shotgun sequence:
TCATTCAAATTTTGTCATGTTTCGCGATAATCAAATGTAAAAATGCATAGAAGTGATTAACTGCTTGATATTATCCcatgctatttttttcttttatttttaaaaaaatggtactGGAGACATGCTCACGAGAATGTCCTTTTAATAGCGACAACAAGAGAGAATAAAAAGCAAGTGTAACACACTCCACGTAGGGAAAAAGACAAATTTAGAGAGCATAATTTAAGAaacgaagaaataaaaaaaatacaattaacagaaaaaataataataattgaccaaCCACTTTCCAAGCATAAAACTCACAAACGTGGCAACCAGTTTTACGATGAAAGCACGTTCACAAGGAAAGCAAAACATGCCTACACAGCATAAATcagaagaagcaaaaaaaaatagcaacacGCAACACATTCTCAACAAAAGAAGCAAAGCATGTGCACGGTTACACAAATGGAAATACGTTGACCATTTCTTTGCCTCCAAAATCCATAACGGTAAGGACCTCTCCGTATTCCCTTGATTTCCTCCCTTCCACTTTCCTCCACTCCCAAACCTTCAAACACAAaacaatttatcaaaaaataaaataatagtaactgaaagaattaattaattgctattaattatttgaaataacaCTAATACTAGTAATAACAGTAATAGTAACagtaacaaaaataacaaaaaatcaaaactatTACATTCCATTTTTCTCATTCCTCTCTGCTCACGTCTCGCCGATGGCCACCATGGAGCGCCGGAAAACGATGACCATGAATTGGGATGGCCTCGGCGACGACGATGACGACGACCACTTCTTCGAGACCTACAACCGCCTCTCCACCGCCGTGCCACAGGACCTCGCTGACGACGATGACGGCAATTTCGAAGACAGCCGCCTCTCCTTCGCCTCCACCATCTCCTCCACCCTCACCATCAAGCCCCGAACCTCACACTTCTCCGCAAACTTCACCGGAAAACCAAACTACGAAATCTGGATGGCCGCGCCGGGATCCATCTCCGAACGCCGAAGAAGGTTGCTGTGTAGTATGGGCCTCGACGAGAACAAGGAGCTGCTCCAAGCCACAAGCAAAGCCATCGCCCGCGCCATGAcgaaaaaatttgaaaacaacaatgacatcaacaacaacaacgataataacaacaacaaatacgCTGCCAATTCCATCGCCGTTCGTGTTGAAAAGCAGAAACCGTCGAGCTCACCGGTTTTCGTCCTTGTCCGATCGCGGTCCGAGGGCGACATTGACTCTTTTTCGATGGAGAAATCCAGGAAGGAGGAGATAATAGGAAAGGTGTCAAAGCAGCGGTTGACGAGAACCGTTACAGAGGTCGCTCAACGCCGGCATGCCCGCGTTGAGAACAACCGAGTGGTGGTGAAAGATGCGGCTGCTGGCGATTCCCTTGTGCACGTTGATGCACGGGTGAATCGCCAGGTAATCACGCCGGTCATGGGAGTGGCCGGCGTTAGCgcgttttttttaataaagaaccTGGACACGGGAAAAGAGTTTATAGTAAACGAATACGGAGAAGACGGCACGTGGAACAGGCTGAGTGATTTGCAGACGGGGAAGCAGTTAACGATGGAGGAGTTTGAGAAAACGGTGGGGCATTCTGCGGTGGTGAAAGAGGTTATGAGACGAGCCAACGTGGCACGTGGCGAGAAGAAGCTTTCTTCGAACTCCTACATTTCAAGGAGTTTGAGGTTAAGCAAGAGGCGAGGTGCGTCTTTGCTAAGGAACATAAAAGGTGTGGCGAGTGGATTCGTCGGGGAGCGTGAGCGCGAAGCGGTGGTTCCGCCGCAAGCGGCGGAACCGGCGGAACCGAAGGGGAAGAACAAATGGGTGCGCGTGAGGCAGAGTGGGAAGTCGCAAAAGGAGCTATCGGCGCTGCACCTATGCCAGGAGTTTGAGGCGCACGAGGGGTGCGTGTGGACGATAAAGTTCAGTTTGGATGGGAGGTATTTGGCGAGTGCGGGGGAGGACAAGGTAATACACGTGTGGGAGGTGCAGGAGTGGGAGGTTATGTCGTTGAGGCCCGAGGAGGGGAACTTGACGCCTATTCACCCGTCGTTGCTTTCGTCGATGACGAAAGGGAAGAATGGGAGCAGGAGAGGAGGTGCTGGAGCTATTCCGGAGTATGTTCATGTTCCGGAAACTGTGTTTACGCTATCCGAGAAGCCGTATTGTTCTTTCACTGGGCATTTGGACGAGGTCTTGGATTTGTCGTGGTCCAGATCTCAGGTAATTGTTAAGGATACAGTTATTGTTTTGGTTTTACTTGAGTAATCCAAAATTAATTAGGAGATATTTAGTAGAgaagaaattttgatttttttttttagaattttaggtGGGAAATGTTTCTCATAttcaatatctattttttaaaaaataatattgctgaaattttttgaaaatattttttaataagttttctgGGAAAACTTTTTCATTAAAGAAGCTGAATATGTGATTTTAGACAAATAATGTGAAttcattgattttgatttgggtgaatatttttaaaatttttttttaatgaaattaactttatagaattgaatttgattaaaattaattttcaaattttaaatactcTTTATAATCAAAGTAAATATACAGTGTAAATTTTTCAACCTAtcacaaaaacttttttttttatactttttatagttaaaacaaggttttgagagaataaatttcatccaaaacaaCCAAACATCTAAGTCTTTAAGTTTTACTAAAACCAAGTTTGAAACTTAGAAACAACTTTGATGATTCTCACCGTAAAACTAAACGCACTCAATGCAACTTGATTCTGTGAATCATTTGATTTGAGTTGAAAAAGTTTAAGTAGCTTTTGCGTGGAAAAAATTGTATTCTGAGTTTTActgaatttatttttgaaataaataaaaatatctaaaacataaatcacttcattttaaaattaatttttaactcaatTTCATTCGAGATCAATTTTACATGTTCTCAGCTAAGCACACAAAGggtgattttattttctaatgtgGATTTGCCCTTGCAGTTACTTCTCTCATCTTCCATGGATAAAACAGTGAGGTTGTGGGATTTGGAAACTAAGTCGTGCTTGAAATTCTTTGCACATAATGACTATGGTGATATGTTTTAActtttgttctgtttttttttttcttaatatttttgggAGATATGTGGCACATTACTTAATTGGGTTGTTCTGTGTTATGATATTTGTTGTGGGATTGGGTATGGCAGTGACCTGCGTGCAGTTCAACCCCATGGATGAAGACTATTTCATTACTGGCTCCCTTGATGCCAAGGTCAGAATGTGGAACATCCCTGCACGCCTCGTTGTGGATTGGATTGATATCCATGAAATGGTTACTGCTGTTTCTTACACCCCTGATGGCCAGGTATgattttcttgatttcttctactATGTGCATCTCTGATTTGTTGTTACAAATCGGTTAAATGATTATCACAtcctttttattgataaaacttaaTAATCTATACCCACTTTgatattttggttttttcttcttttaattgtaGGGTGTTCTAGTTGGTACACAAAAAGGGAATTGTCGAACTTACAGCATAGAAGGTACTGTTAATTACTCGACTAGTCTAGTTTTGAATATCTCATCCTCAATTACTTGCTGTGTTTTTAATTCTCATTTGTATTTGGTCACCAGATTACAAGTTAACTCAATCTGACACAATCGAGCTtcgaaacaaaaagaaatctcAGCTGAAAAAGGTTACTGGTTTCCAGGTAAATTCTTCTCtccatattaaaaatgatagctTCTATGGTTTCAATTTCATACCACTGAAGATTGTTTTATGTCAAGAATAAAACATAACTTGCTTTGCATCTTCACAATCACAGTTTGCCCCAAATAATCCATCAGAAGTGCTTGTTACTTCAGCTGATTCAAGGATAAGAATTGTCGATGGATCCCAAGTTGTTCAAAAGTTTAAAGGTAATGATGATGCCGATGCATCATTTGCCAATAATACTTCAAAAACGACTTGAGTTTATGCCTACATAACCAGTAGAGTAATGTCATAACTTATTAACATGTTGGTGAAAGCAGGATTTCGAAATGCAAGCAGCCAAATGGCAGCTTCATTTACTACAAGTGGAAGGTACATCATTAGTGCAAGTGAAGACTCACAAGTGTATGTCTGGAAGCACGAAGAGACTCGCAATCCGAGCTCTGGAAAAGCAAGGAATCTGATTGTTAACCAATCTCACGAGCACTTCCCATGTAAAGATGTTTCAGTAGCAATACCTTGGCCATGTACCATAAGGGGTGATCCACCACCAGTGCCAATGCAAAACCCCAAAAAGAACTCAAAACGTTCGCAAGAGGACTCTGCAGCAAACAGCAAGAGAATGTTGCCACCTCTTCCAAAGAAAAGCAACAACCACACCACAGAAAGTGCACCAGGCTCCCCAGAACATGACCCTGCAGCGATTTCGCACACAGAATCTGGAATTGGAGACTCATTTGGGAACAGCAAGAGAAGGTTGCCACCCCTTCCTAATAAAAGTAGTAACCATGCAACAGAAAGCGGTGACTACAAACCTATAGAAGAAGAACTTGAAGCAATTTCTAGGACACACACAGGATTAGGtgattcatttgcttcaagCTATGGTGATCCAGCTAGTATATCTGCTGCAGCTACTCCATCAAATGCATCTTCGTCTTCCAATTACTCATCATATGATGGTTGCAATGGTGCCTCATCAATACACCCTTCAGCATGGGGCTTGGTAATTGTGACAGCAGGGTTTGGAGGTGAAATTAGGTGTTATCAGAATTTTGGCCTGCCTAGAAGGATGAGACAGACCAATATATTTTTGGGCCCTACATAACATAACATCTTCCAGGGCAAATTATTAACTTAGCAGATTTTTCCCTCTTGAAAGATTGGAAGGGAGGAATGGGATGTGATAAATGTAGTAAATTCACATCTTTCTTATTAGATTGGCATGGGATGTGGCAATTTTGATACCTGTATCCCTTTGGTTAGTAAGTTATACTTACATTATAGATAAAATACAAGAATGCATATGACATTCAACCCCATTAAAGGGTGAGAAAAAGTTGGCAGCATAAGATTAGAGACATTAAGTTAAGcaatttttgtttgtgtttgattgAATTCATAGCCTCAATCACTTAACAGCGTCTCATCTTTGTTTATCATCGTACTGTAGGGTGCGTGATTACTCAAGTGTTGGATTACTCTTGGCcaaacaaatgaataaaaattaacatacaAGAGAACAGGCAGAGACAGAAACATGCTCTGTCGAGTAGATCcttggatttttctttttttcttttatttaaatgagttGGAACAAAACGATGATTTTCTGTGGGAAGGTGGAATTTGTTTCAGTTTTTGGCTGACATCTGGAGACTATAATCTTTTCCAACAAAGTTCTTTTTATGCATACTTAAGCAATTTATTTAGCTTTTGAATATCAAGTTCCTTTTGTTTCACTTCGTGCATTAATTTTCTCAAAAGTTGGAATTCAATTGTCTAaagtaatgttatttatttttgaaactgGATAATATACATTTCTActtatatttaatgtttgacATTTGCTAATCTACAAGAACAAAGATAGGAACCGCCAAAGTTTATATAAGAAAAGAAGTATTGTGTTGAGAGGTTAACACTTcgtctattttagtctttaattttgaatctttgatgaaggtaaggaaaaaaaaataaaatgtataatatCTTTGCATTAAAAAGAGCAAGATTTGATTATGGACAGCaaaacaaacatgcatgcacTAAATCTGTTTATCAAGAGTACCTATATTTAGGtccttttaagatttttttaaagagaaattttaattcTCACTATCTTGTACTTGACACATGAGATAGTGTTTCGagaataaattaattgttgaattatttatttttatataaacattaatcaattgtgtaaaataattttttttaattctttaaatatatcaattacgaagaatattaatttaatcatatcaCTATACTAATTAATGGAATTGCCATTAAGTGTTTGTTTTAGATGACGTATGATAAGTAATATCTATTAAAAAGTTCATACTGTGTCATTCATgtgattataaaattatttctcattaCATGGTTTTTAGACTAAATTATACTCTCCTTCCCTCAAATATATAGGTATTACACTATCattccgtttttttttttttttgtgaggttCCATTCCCTCATATATACGTTGAAATACTATTATGTTGATCCGTGACTCGCACGGAACGAtgtttgtttatatttattcatcataaaaatgttaaattgttaaagttaaagaataattattaatttttagattttttttaaaattcagctGCTCATTaggttaaaaagataaaaaattggaATTGTGATAAAAAATGCTTAAAGTGTGAAAACAACTTGAATACTTAAATCAAGAGCTTTCTgtctaaatttataaaataatactaatttttacaataaatcatAGCTagcattttcataaattttcctactgcattttatatataaaaaatgtcaatCCCCATGAGTTGTATTTTGTATGCaatatagtttttatattaaaatatatacatatgaatattaatgtataaaataaaatttaaatttactcagataaaaaataattcaataatttttttaagtgagaagaaaataaataaatattaataattatgtgtaaaaaaaatttaataattttttattcatatataaaaatatttaattaatttatattaaaatattttctatattaaaatatttacatatgGAAATCAATGTATAAGAGAACATTTAAATTTacttagataaaaaataattcaacaatTGTTTtaagggagaagaaaataaataaataaaattaatagtgatgtctaaaaaaaatttaaatttttttgttcatataaaaaattattgaattattaatttatattaaaattattattataaagatgaatttaaaaacaattttgtcCTAAAGTTATTGTCTTCATTGTGATTTTAGGTAAATTATTCTTCCTCACGAATTAAATTAAGTATCAATTTCCTTACttgatttcataaaaaaattcattctatTAActcctattatatatatatatatatatatatatatatatatatatattaataataaatttatatgtagatatcaatatataaaagaaaaattaaatttatacagATAGGATaaaatcttaataatttatataagataacaaataaagtgaataatattttgtctAATAATTTAAACGTTAATATGGTTTAAGGTAAGTGGTTCATCCCCATGATTTAATTAAGTGTAAATTGGTACActtgtttcataaaaaaaaaatattatttttgtgtgagttttattttatactacATATAAACTTACATATAAAGATACCaatgtataaaagaaaatttaaatttacgtAAGTAAAAGAAAATCTTCAATAACTTACATAGgtgataagataaaaaaaaaagatttgtctTAAAAAGCATATTCAATTAAGaaggaaatttaaaatatcatttgttGTACTATTCTGGAAGTAAGATAATTTTTGTATGTATCACTTTAGATTGTAACAAGTATTTAACTATAATTGGAAGcactaataaaattattataaacactattttttttattgaatataagACGTTGATTTGATGCACTTGTTGCTTGCAGTAGTTGTAAAAAATTTGTGGACAAATTTTTTACAATAAGTTTAAATCTTTTACAATTATAGAATTACTTAATATACATTTTCTTGTTTTAACATAAGTCACAAGTattcttattaattttgtttcattgcTACTTGAGTAACAATACAAGAGCATGTTTCATTCTACTAGAATAAACACCCTCATTCAAAATACAATTTCATCAATAACTAGTCTCTTATATATGTTGATTTAATGGACCTTTTTAACATTAGAGAACTTGTAAGGTATCAATAACAATGGTGTAAGAGCATTCAATCTATccataagttttaaaaatcataatagttATCCTCAATTGAGAGCCTCTCTTGTGAAAAGTTCTCTAATTCATAATTGAGCTAAACTCTCTTTGTTGTATTGTcttgattatataatttttctaaataacTCCACATTTTATGCTATGTTATATTGAGAACCAAATGCGATTCAAGTGAGTTAGGTATCTAAATCATGACTCAtgcattctttatttttttacttaattagttttttcTGTCTTCAAGTGTTAGACATTTTCACGAATATAATTCtataattattttcctttaacAAATATCTTCAACTGAAACTCCTagacatatttttttctatcaaagAAAATTAACATGAAATGATTCTAAGTTAtcattatctattattattttcgTAATGATAGAAGAAAAAAGTATCACAAATTATGGACacgaaaatttgaaaaaaaaaatgaataacacTATCAAATAAGAGCATTAATGAAAATGCTTAAGAATTGACAatggttaaaattaaaactctAATATCATGTCAAATAAGATATTGTGATAATAGACTAAAAAATGTTTGGACAAAAATGTACAACTCCAGATGATCTTTCCTTCATatattaatagaaattaaatatttttttgttgcaagaaaattatgagattttctCTTATAGTTTAACTTAGAGTAttctaaaatttacaatttatttataataggtTAGCATGATAGTTATAACTAGCTATGTAGAGATTAGAAATGcaataaacacaaaatattaattatacataGATATAATAATTTGCCTAGTCGTGGTTCTAATTGACATATATTAACAACAAGGTTTATAAAAAAGagatattgaaaagaaaaataaaaagtaatgaaAGAAGACAGAACTTTAAATCAATGACTTAGTAGTTCAGTGTTGTTGTCATAGCAAGTGGTGAAATTATGTCACTATTGTAAAAATAGCTTTTTACAACACGTATCCTACGACAGTTGTACAGAAACcgccttaaaaaataatacagtgccatttttgtaattattataagGTCTAGAGTATTTTAggacacacattctaagacggtcattgAAAACCGCCTTAAAATGTTATATGTAATTAAATTCACCGCGGGTCTTAATAAAAACCCgtcataattgaaaaaaaaaagaagcaaaatgcGTCCTCCCCCTTCTCCTTTCGCGAACCCTAATTCTTGAACCTTCCTGCCTCCACTCAGCTGACCCTCTCATACTCTCACTCTCatactctctcttctctttctcgtAAGGGTCCCCACAGTGCACATGGGAGCTGGTGTTGACGATGAAACGAGAAAGAGCACAAGACGTTTATGACAAAGTGTGCAATAGCTTTTGCTAATTTGGCAAAGAGGCTTCCCATTTGCGGCAATGCAAACACACCTCCTCTTTCCCTCATTAATTGAAATCGCTGCCCCAGATCGAGCAAGTGAAGAAGCTGCTAGCTATTAGCTATGGCTAGAGGAAAGATCCAGATCAAGAGGATAGAGAACACCACCAAGAAGGCCAACAAGCTCACCATTCTCTGCGATGCCAAGGTTTCTATTATTATGTTCTCCAGCACTGGAAAACTCCACAAGATCGAGCAATCGTACgtttttttattctctatctCGTCCAACAAACCCTACCTACCTATCTTCTCTCttatgtctttttcttttttcaagaaCTAAGCAGTTCTTCGATCAATACCAGATGATTCTGGGAGTTGATATTTGGAACTCTCATTACGaggttctctcttttcttttcttcagatTTACTTCTGCCTGCTGCTTTGGAcgttgtaattgataatatattttattttaattggttgATTTGTCCCCCAGAATATGCAAGAGAACTTGAAGAAACTGAAAGAGGTGAATAGGAATCTTCGTAAGGAGTTTAGGTATATATATCTTTCATCACTTCGATCGATCTCTTTGGTAATGTTTTattcttgatatatatatatatatatatatatatatatatatatatgcacatgcacatgttttatttaatttgtttattgctGGTGTTTGTTCATGGCTTAGGTAGAGGATGGGAGATTGTCTGAATGTGGAAGATCTCAGGCTCCTTGAGGAAGGAATGGACAAGGCCGCCAAGGTTGTTCGTGAGCGTAAGGTTAGATTAATTATATGTTCCTATTTATACACTAGTTGCAATCAGGCTAGCTACCCTGTGCATATGCTATTTGAAAACAAGAGTAAAGatcttaaattttgtatataaaaactTGTTTGTGCTGTGTCTGCAGCACTTATTTGGTTAGAGATGCATAGCAGCACTTGTTTGTGTCTGCGGCAAACACAAAGGCGCCGCAACAGAGTCTTTGAATTCGTATATTAGTATTTCTGGCATATCTAGTGAAGTCTTTGAATTCTTGCTGGACTTATATGATGTCTTTCAGTTTTTCattggccttgtattttgtcTTAATAGttgaaatcatttttatttattaacaaaattctaaCTTATCTCGAATGAGAATGAAACTAGACAATCAATTATGTATAATTGGTGCATTTAATGAGAAGAACATTTGGGTACTTGGTTGGTGACACGTGAATCTTAAATGTTGATGCAACTTAGAGAACTAGTACTACAGGATATTGGTACTTATGACTGGCCAGTTGAAGAATGCCACTATTGCTGTCGATACCTTGTCTGTATGGTAAGTTATAGGATTGAGTTCAAGGATTGTATTCTATAAGTACTTGGTCAGCCATGATTTGGTACCATGTTGACCTTTCCTGTAGATCAAGTTCACAAAGCATATAGGCAATTGTATTTGTTAGCAAAATGTTATTACCTTTTTGTAGATGCAGATTAATAATATCTTATATGTATGACACAGATGCTGTGGAATTTTTTTCATGCGGGTCCACTTGTTACATGAtgatataaacaaaatacagcTTGATTTAGTTCCAATGCTTcaagaaattatttttgaatggctaatcatcatcttctttacCATCACACCATATGCACCAGCTGTAACTGAAGACTTCAATTCTAAACTTTCATCACTACAAATAGGTAGGTTTTatgatgtttttatatatattacatcACTGCAGATGATAATTTACTTAAGTTGACATGGAATTATCATTATAAGAGGATAGAGGCTCACAAGATTATTCCCTTTctcaaatttgaaagaaacaactaacaaattaaagacataacatttttaaaattaaagacgaAAATTTGGAAGTAAGTTGTTTGAATCaagaaataatatatgaaagaaataaaatttagaaataaaatgtgAAATACATAACGTAGGAGAAGCCACTTGGGGCTTATTCAGAAAGACTGTAGGTCTTAGAATTCATCTCACTTAAGAATGACTACgtagatttatattttataacgaAGGGGTGGATAGAGATTGGGATTTGTTTTAATAAGCTCTCCAATAAAATGCTTTCATTGTAcccatatttttatttcttgatatCTTAGCTGGAAATATGGTTAAAATGAGTGAGATTTGTGTCGCAATTATATATTGTAAACTGTAAAATTATTCAGCACAGTACAACTTATGCTCAATGGCAAAATATTACGTTTTTTGGCTCCTAGAGATTCCCAAATATTAGCAGTTAGTTACTAGTCAGAGAGTATGGAAAGACAGGTATAGCTTAAATAGGAGGTTGAGTAGGGAGTGGGATTCAGCTTTGTTAGAAAAGGGTGTAGTGGCTTGGTTGTAAATAGGCATACCTCATTGACCTTTAGAGTTTAATCCTGTTGGGAATTTACTATTTTTCTGTACTGATTATTCCTTTCAATTGCGGTGAGCTCGAGATGGATGTGTGATAGCATTATGAGTTATGACTTTTTGATCTTAGATTCTTGTTGCTTTGACAGGTGAAAAAGGGAAGTTTAATGAGTTGCTTGAGGATAAGGGTGTTAATATATTGATTGATCCAAAGGCCCTTATGAATGTCATTGGAACTAAAATGGATTTTGTAGATGACAAACTAAggtaaattttttctttaacaccTTTTCTTCatgttaatcttttatttttcttttatttttctattcttttttattgtattgtGTTTCGGGAATGGGATGACAAATCTGTCTATAAGCAGTAATCCTATCTTTTTTTCCAACTGTTTTTATTATTggttgaaattgaattttactGCATTGATAATAAGAGtactactaaataaaaaaataaggttcacttattgaaaaattaattattatatgtatttGAATGGCATTATCTCAAGTACGCATGTCCTGGTCATCTTGACGGAACTAATATCACCATCAGCTGcacaacaaatattattttccataaaaaaaactgttgtagttaataacatttttttatggaataAAGCTgtattataactaatttgtttgatcatttcttaaaaaaaatattaattttatttgatattagttatctcatataatgaaaatataatagttataaaaaatgtgtaaaataaatttatagattaattttaatgataattaaagTACACGtatttaacaatttaaatttttagacaTGCCAAAAGTTTAtagattaattttaatgtatatcaatagtaatttttaaccaaa
This window harbors:
- the LOC100782200 gene encoding WD repeat-containing protein 44, which encodes MATMERRKTMTMNWDGLGDDDDDDHFFETYNRLSTAVPQDLADDDDGNFEDSRLSFASTISSTLTIKPRTSHFSANFTGKPNYEIWMAAPGSISERRRRLLCSMGLDENKELLQATSKAIARAMTKKFENNNDINNNNDNNNNKYAANSIAVRVEKQKPSSSPVFVLVRSRSEGDIDSFSMEKSRKEEIIGKVSKQRLTRTVTEVAQRRHARVENNRVVVKDAAAGDSLVHVDARVNRQVITPVMGVAGVSAFFLIKNLDTGKEFIVNEYGEDGTWNRLSDLQTGKQLTMEEFEKTVGHSAVVKEVMRRANVARGEKKLSSNSYISRSLRLSKRRGASLLRNIKGVASGFVGEREREAVVPPQAAEPAEPKGKNKWVRVRQSGKSQKELSALHLCQEFEAHEGCVWTIKFSLDGRYLASAGEDKVIHVWEVQEWEVMSLRPEEGNLTPIHPSLLSSMTKGKNGSRRGGAGAIPEYVHVPETVFTLSEKPYCSFTGHLDEVLDLSWSRSQLLLSSSMDKTVRLWDLETKSCLKFFAHNDYVTCVQFNPMDEDYFITGSLDAKVRMWNIPARLVVDWIDIHEMVTAVSYTPDGQGVLVGTQKGNCRTYSIEDYKLTQSDTIELRNKKKSQLKKVTGFQFAPNNPSEVLVTSADSRIRIVDGSQVVQKFKGFRNASSQMAASFTTSGRYIISASEDSQVYVWKHEETRNPSSGKARNLIVNQSHEHFPCKDVSVAIPWPCTIRGDPPPVPMQNPKKNSKRSQEDSAANSKRMLPPLPKKSNNHTTESAPGSPEHDPAAISHTESGIGDSFGNSKRRLPPLPNKSSNHATESGDYKPIEEELEAISRTHTGLGDSFASSYGDPASISAAATPSNASSSSNYSSYDGCNGASSIHPSAWGLVIVTAGFGGEIRCYQNFGLPRRMRQTNIFLGPT
- the LOC121173957 gene encoding floral homeotic protein PMADS 1-like, with translation MARGKIQIKRIENTTKKANKLTILCDAKVSIIMFSSTGKLHKIEQSTKQFFDQYQMILGVDIWNSHYENMQENLKKLKEVNRNLRKEFR